The following are from one region of the Mesorhizobium sp. B2-8-5 genome:
- a CDS encoding sensor domain-containing diguanylate cyclase translates to MLLDYNSLLLAVGFSAACLSLTLFGTWLTARSDKFLLTWAISVLVVVAEVFAYEVYIERPGTALGVLTLALLLLCFSVMLGAAHQFRTRRSPLPLIALGVGISYALALPPMAIGYDGLGFMLENALAALLLFGTAYQYWRSRAEAPVHLIGVALLYSLTAASFVLCAAVLAWDGKLVLGHAPSNWAEDLSLVIVIASMTGIGALSLALNQGRLARHHQREAQTDALTGLLNRRALFDLHGKTPVGVFTAVVVFDLDGFKAVNDQFGHAAGDEVLKVFAEVLSADLRPSDSVARMGGEEFAMVLRRTLPETAEATAERVRAAFAARTVETETGPLRCTVSAGFAFGSTDGMNFDKVLRAADKALYAAKRDGRNRVLAAALRRAG, encoded by the coding sequence ATGCTTCTCGACTACAATTCATTGCTGCTGGCCGTCGGCTTCTCCGCAGCCTGCCTCAGCCTCACACTGTTCGGAACATGGCTGACCGCCCGTTCCGACAAATTCCTGCTGACTTGGGCGATCAGCGTGCTGGTAGTCGTGGCCGAGGTCTTTGCCTACGAGGTTTATATTGAGAGACCCGGAACGGCCCTTGGCGTGCTGACGCTGGCGCTGCTGCTGCTCTGCTTCTCCGTGATGCTTGGCGCTGCCCATCAATTCAGGACAAGACGCTCGCCCTTGCCGCTTATCGCGCTTGGCGTCGGCATTTCCTATGCTCTCGCCTTGCCGCCCATGGCGATCGGCTATGACGGGCTGGGCTTCATGCTGGAAAACGCCCTGGCCGCGCTGCTGCTGTTCGGCACCGCGTATCAATATTGGCGGAGTCGCGCGGAGGCCCCCGTCCACCTCATCGGCGTGGCGCTGCTCTATTCGCTGACGGCCGCATCCTTCGTGCTGTGCGCGGCCGTGCTGGCATGGGACGGCAAGCTCGTCCTCGGCCATGCGCCGAGCAATTGGGCGGAGGATCTGAGCCTTGTCATCGTCATCGCCTCCATGACCGGCATCGGCGCATTGTCGCTGGCGCTCAACCAGGGGCGGCTAGCCCGCCATCATCAGCGCGAGGCGCAGACCGATGCCTTGACCGGGCTGCTCAACCGCCGCGCGTTGTTCGACCTTCACGGCAAGACACCCGTCGGCGTTTTCACGGCTGTGGTGGTGTTTGACCTCGACGGCTTCAAGGCGGTCAACGACCAGTTCGGTCACGCTGCGGGAGACGAGGTGCTGAAGGTCTTTGCCGAAGTGCTCTCCGCCGATCTGCGCCCGAGCGACTCGGTTGCCCGCATGGGCGGCGAGGAATTCGCCATGGTGTTGAGGCGCACCTTGCCCGAGACAGCCGAGGCGACGGCCGAACGTGTCAGGGCCGCCTTCGCCGCGCGCACGGTGGAGACAGAGACCGGGCCATTGCGCTGCACGGTCAGCGCCGGCTTCGCCTTCGGCAGCACGGACGGCATGAACTTCGACAAAGTGCTCAGGGCCGCCGACAAGGCGCTCTATGCCGCCAAGCGAGACGGCCGCAACCGCGTGCTCGCAGCAGCACTGCGCCGCGCGGGCTAG
- a CDS encoding DUF72 domain-containing protein codes for MSQGKIRSGMGGWTFEPWDTSFYPEKLAKAKQLHYASRQVPSIEVNGTYYSSFKEPTFVKWANDAPNGFVFSLKGNRFITNRRVLGEAGESMMRFLGSGVAALGEKLGPILWQFAPTKKFDADDFEAFLKLLPEKQDGVPLRHALEVRHDSFIVPEFPALARKYNAAIVYADHAKYPAIADVTGDFVYARLQTGSDDNPDCYTPKGLDEWAGRVKTWAQGKQPADLPRADPETDAPVKPRDVFAYFITEGKVRAPFGAMALMKRVTD; via the coding sequence ATGAGCCAAGGAAAGATCCGCTCCGGCATGGGCGGCTGGACTTTTGAGCCCTGGGATACCTCCTTCTATCCGGAGAAGCTCGCCAAGGCCAAGCAGCTGCACTATGCCAGCCGCCAAGTGCCGAGCATCGAGGTCAATGGCACCTACTATTCCAGCTTCAAGGAACCGACTTTCGTCAAGTGGGCCAACGACGCGCCGAACGGCTTCGTCTTCTCGCTCAAGGGCAACCGCTTCATCACCAACCGCCGCGTGCTTGGCGAGGCGGGAGAGTCGATGATGCGCTTCCTCGGCTCCGGCGTCGCCGCGCTCGGCGAGAAGCTCGGCCCGATTCTCTGGCAGTTCGCGCCGACCAAGAAATTCGACGCCGACGATTTCGAAGCTTTTCTCAAACTTCTGCCCGAGAAGCAGGACGGCGTGCCTCTGCGCCACGCGCTGGAGGTGCGCCACGACAGCTTCATCGTGCCGGAGTTTCCAGCGCTCGCCCGAAAATACAACGCCGCGATCGTCTATGCCGACCACGCGAAATATCCGGCGATCGCCGATGTCACCGGCGATTTCGTCTATGCGCGGCTGCAGACCGGCAGCGACGACAACCCCGACTGCTACACGCCGAAAGGCCTCGACGAATGGGCGGGACGGGTGAAGACATGGGCACAAGGCAAGCAACCCGCCGACCTGCCGCGCGCCGATCCCGAGACCGATGCGCCGGTCAAGCCGCGCGACGTATTCGCCTACTTCATCACCGAGGGCAAGGTGCGCGCGCCATTCGGCGCCATGGCTCTGATGAAGCGGGTAACCGATTGA
- a CDS encoding GNAT family N-acetyltransferase, with product MGSKFRKALLGDLAAVVALTAEAYAPYTPIFGGPPVPVTEDYGPRIERSEIWLLEEGSQLAGLIVIERHPDHAMIFSVAVAPAFQGRKLGIALLAFADEQARSWGVPEVRLYTNSRMERNIALYATYGYRETGRRANPHRPGWTLVDMVKPVDRAA from the coding sequence ATGGGATCAAAATTCAGGAAAGCGCTGCTTGGTGATCTCGCCGCCGTCGTCGCGCTAACCGCCGAAGCCTATGCGCCTTACACGCCCATCTTCGGCGGACCGCCGGTTCCGGTCACCGAGGATTATGGGCCGCGCATCGAGCGCAGCGAAATCTGGCTGCTGGAAGAAGGCTCACAGCTCGCCGGATTGATCGTCATCGAGCGTCATCCCGACCACGCCATGATCTTCAGCGTCGCCGTCGCGCCGGCTTTCCAGGGCCGGAAGCTCGGCATTGCACTATTGGCCTTCGCCGACGAGCAGGCGCGGTCATGGGGCGTGCCGGAGGTGCGGCTCTATACCAATTCGCGCATGGAGCGGAACATCGCGCTCTATGCGACCTATGGCTATCGCGAAACGGGTCGCCGGGCCAACCCGCACCGGCCAGGATGGACGCTGGTCGACATGGTGAAGCCGGTCGACAGAGCCGCCTGA
- the uvrA gene encoding excinuclease ABC subunit UvrA, whose product MADHKYLSIRGAREHNLKNIDLDLPRDSLIVMTGLSGSGKSSLAFDTIYAEGQRRYVESLSAYARQFLEMMQKPDVDQIDGLSPAISIEQKTTSKNPRSTVGTVTEIYDYMRLLFARVGIPYSPATGLPIESQTVSQMVDRVLALDEGTRLFLLAPIVRGRKGEYRKELLELQKKGFQRVKVDGVFYEIADVPALDKKYKHDIDVVVDRIVVRGDLATRLADSMETALKLAEGLAVAEFADRPLDASLTGEDSVNKSKNETHERILFSEKFACPVSGFTIPEIEPRLFSFNNPFGACPTCDGLGSQRAIDPNLVVPDENVSLRDGAISPWAKSTSPYYAQTLEALGKAYGFKLGDKFKDLSAEAQDAVLRGTGEREITFQYDDGLRSYKTTKTFEGVIPNLDRRWKETESAWMREEIERFMSATPCPACNGYRLKPEALAVKIGGKHIGEVTEQSIRKADQWFTDLPGELNDKQNEIAVRVLKEIRERLRFLNDVGLDYLTLSRNSGTLSGGESQRIRLASQIGSGLTGVLYVLDEPSIGLHQRDNSRLLETLKHLRDIGNTVIVVEHDEDAILHADYVVDMGPAAGIHGGEIIAQGTPQQVMANPNSITGKYLSGALEVATPGVRREAKKNRRIKVVGARGNNLKNVTAEIPLGTFTAVTGVSGGGKSTFLIETLFKAASRRIMGSREHPAEHDRIEGLEFLDKVIDIDQSPIGRTPRSNPATYTGAFTPIRDWFAGLPEAKARGYQPGRFSFNVKGGRCEACQGDGVIKIEMHFLPDVYVTCDVCHGKRYNRETLDVLFKGKSIADVLDMTVEEGVDFFSAVPGVRDKLETLKQVGLGYIHIGQQATTLSGGEAQRIKLAKELSRKATGKTLYILDEPTTGLHFHDVAKLLEVLHELVDQGNTVVVIEHNLEVIKTADWVLDLGPEGGDGGGELVASGTPEAIVREKRSYTGQFLKELLERRPGGKREAAE is encoded by the coding sequence ATGGCCGACCATAAATACCTTTCCATTCGCGGGGCGCGCGAACACAATCTCAAGAACATCGATCTCGACCTGCCGCGCGACAGCCTGATCGTGATGACCGGACTGTCGGGCTCCGGTAAGTCGTCGCTCGCCTTCGACACCATCTATGCCGAGGGCCAGCGCCGCTATGTCGAGAGCCTGTCGGCCTATGCCCGCCAGTTCCTGGAGATGATGCAGAAGCCGGACGTCGACCAGATCGACGGCCTGTCGCCGGCCATCTCGATCGAGCAGAAGACCACCTCGAAGAACCCTCGCTCGACGGTCGGCACGGTCACCGAAATCTATGACTATATGCGCCTGCTGTTCGCGCGTGTCGGCATTCCCTATTCGCCGGCCACCGGCCTGCCGATCGAGAGCCAGACGGTCAGCCAGATGGTCGACCGCGTGCTCGCGCTCGACGAAGGCACGCGCCTGTTCCTGCTGGCGCCGATCGTGCGCGGTCGCAAGGGCGAGTACCGCAAGGAACTGCTTGAGCTGCAGAAGAAGGGCTTCCAGCGCGTCAAGGTCGACGGCGTCTTCTACGAGATCGCCGACGTGCCGGCGCTGGACAAGAAGTACAAGCACGACATCGACGTCGTCGTCGACCGCATCGTCGTGCGCGGCGATCTGGCAACCCGGCTTGCGGATTCGATGGAGACCGCGCTGAAGCTTGCCGAGGGCCTTGCCGTGGCCGAGTTCGCCGACCGGCCGCTCGACGCCAGCTTGACCGGCGAGGATTCCGTCAACAAGTCGAAGAACGAGACGCATGAGCGCATCCTGTTCTCGGAGAAGTTTGCCTGTCCGGTGTCCGGCTTCACCATTCCGGAGATCGAGCCGAGGCTGTTCTCCTTCAACAACCCGTTCGGCGCCTGCCCGACCTGCGATGGCCTCGGCAGCCAGCGCGCCATCGATCCCAACCTCGTGGTGCCGGACGAGAACGTTTCGCTGCGCGACGGCGCCATCAGCCCGTGGGCGAAGTCGACCTCGCCTTACTATGCGCAGACGCTGGAAGCGCTGGGCAAGGCTTATGGCTTCAAGCTCGGCGACAAGTTCAAGGACCTCAGCGCGGAGGCGCAGGACGCGGTGCTGCGCGGCACGGGCGAGCGCGAGATCACCTTCCAGTATGACGACGGGTTGCGCTCCTACAAGACGACCAAGACTTTCGAGGGCGTCATCCCCAATCTCGACCGGCGCTGGAAGGAAACGGAATCGGCCTGGATGCGCGAGGAGATCGAGCGCTTCATGTCGGCCACCCCCTGCCCGGCCTGCAACGGCTACCGGCTGAAGCCTGAAGCGCTGGCGGTGAAGATCGGCGGCAAACATATCGGCGAGGTCACGGAGCAGTCGATCCGCAAGGCCGATCAATGGTTCACCGATCTGCCGGGTGAGCTCAACGACAAACAGAACGAGATCGCGGTCCGCGTGCTCAAGGAAATCCGCGAGCGGCTGCGCTTCCTCAACGACGTCGGCCTCGACTATCTGACGCTGTCGCGCAATTCCGGCACGCTGTCGGGCGGCGAGAGCCAGCGCATCCGGCTGGCCTCCCAGATCGGCTCCGGCCTGACAGGCGTGCTCTATGTGCTGGACGAGCCGTCGATCGGCCTGCACCAGCGCGACAATTCACGCTTGCTCGAAACGCTGAAGCATCTGCGCGATATCGGCAATACGGTGATCGTGGTCGAGCATGACGAGGACGCCATCCTGCATGCCGACTACGTCGTGGACATGGGCCCCGCCGCCGGCATCCATGGCGGCGAGATCATTGCTCAGGGAACGCCGCAGCAGGTGATGGCCAATCCCAATTCGATCACCGGCAAATATCTGTCGGGTGCGCTCGAAGTGGCGACGCCTGGCGTGCGGCGCGAAGCGAAGAAAAACCGGCGCATCAAGGTTGTCGGCGCGCGCGGCAACAATCTGAAGAATGTGACGGCGGAAATCCCGCTCGGCACCTTCACCGCGGTCACCGGCGTGTCGGGCGGCGGCAAGTCGACCTTCCTGATCGAGACCCTGTTCAAGGCGGCCTCGCGCCGCATCATGGGCTCGCGCGAGCATCCGGCCGAGCATGACCGCATCGAAGGGCTAGAATTCCTCGACAAGGTCATCGACATCGACCAGTCGCCGATTGGCCGTACGCCGCGCAGCAATCCCGCCACCTATACCGGCGCCTTCACGCCAATCCGCGACTGGTTCGCTGGCCTTCCGGAAGCCAAGGCGCGCGGCTACCAGCCGGGCCGCTTCTCCTTCAACGTCAAGGGCGGCCGCTGCGAGGCCTGCCAGGGCGACGGCGTCATCAAGATCGAGATGCACTTCCTGCCCGACGTCTACGTCACTTGCGACGTCTGCCACGGCAAGCGCTACAACCGCGAGACGCTGGACGTCCTGTTCAAGGGCAAGTCGATCGCCGACGTGCTCGACATGACGGTCGAGGAAGGCGTCGACTTCTTCTCGGCGGTGCCGGGCGTGCGCGACAAGCTGGAGACGCTGAAGCAGGTCGGCCTCGGCTACATCCATATCGGCCAGCAGGCGACGACGCTGTCGGGCGGCGAGGCGCAACGCATCAAGCTCGCCAAGGAATTGTCGCGCAAGGCGACCGGCAAGACGCTCTACATCCTGGACGAGCCGACCACCGGCCTGCACTTCCACGACGTCGCGAAGCTGCTCGAAGTGCTGCACGAGTTGGTCGACCAGGGCAACACGGTGGTGGTCATCGAGCACAATCTCGAGGTGATCAAGACCGCCGACTGGGTGCTCGACCTCGGCCCCGAGGGCGGCGACGGCGGCGGCGAGCTGGTGGCGTCGGGCACCCCGGAAGCGATCGTGCGCGAAAAGCGCAGCTACACCGGCCAGTTCCTGAAGGAGCTTCTGGAGCGCCGCCCCGGAGGCAAGCGCGAAGCGGCGGAGTGA
- a CDS encoding ATP-dependent Clp protease proteolytic subunit produces the protein MSIANLVPMVIEQSSRGERAFDIFSRLLRERIVFINGEINDSVSALVCAQLLSLESDHPDKEISIYINSPGGMVTSGFAIYDTMQYISCSVSTVCMGFAASMGSFLLMAGNPGRRIALPNTRIVLHQPLGGFQGQASDIQRHAEDIVRTKQHMTELYAKHCGRTYEEVERTLDRDYFMSAAEAKDWGLVDHVYDTRKKAA, from the coding sequence ATGAGCATTGCCAATCTGGTGCCGATGGTGATCGAGCAGTCGAGCCGCGGCGAACGCGCCTTCGACATATTTTCGCGGCTGCTGCGCGAGCGCATCGTCTTCATCAACGGGGAAATCAACGACAGCGTCTCGGCGCTGGTCTGCGCGCAGCTCCTGTCGCTGGAATCCGATCATCCCGACAAGGAGATCTCCATCTACATCAACTCGCCCGGCGGCATGGTGACCAGCGGCTTCGCCATCTACGACACCATGCAATACATCTCCTGCTCGGTGTCGACGGTGTGCATGGGTTTTGCCGCCTCGATGGGCTCCTTCCTTTTGATGGCCGGCAACCCGGGACGGCGCATCGCGCTGCCCAACACCCGCATCGTGCTGCACCAGCCGCTTGGCGGCTTCCAGGGCCAGGCTTCCGACATCCAGCGCCATGCCGAGGACATCGTGCGCACCAAGCAGCACATGACCGAGCTCTACGCCAAGCATTGCGGCCGGACCTATGAGGAGGTCGAGCGCACCCTCGACCGCGACTATTTCATGAGCGCCGCGGAAGCGAAGGACTGGGGTCTCGTCGACCACGTCTACGACACGCGCAAGAAAGCTGCCTGA
- a CDS encoding SRPBCC family protein — protein MTKAGNPTAAEAPLSFECDLPEPPEKVWRALTEPELLAAWMMPNDMKAEAGSRFAFAGPDAPIECEVLEAEPGRLLRYSWRERPGADDGELPAFDSIVTFTLARTASGGTHLSIVHDGFAQAAQPLVAISGAGCGLSLDARKNPIAANAPCMMLRAA, from the coding sequence ATGACCAAAGCAGGGAACCCGACAGCGGCCGAGGCGCCGCTCAGCTTCGAATGCGACCTCCCCGAGCCGCCGGAAAAAGTCTGGCGGGCACTGACCGAGCCGGAGCTGCTCGCCGCCTGGATGATGCCGAACGACATGAAGGCGGAAGCCGGCAGCCGCTTCGCTTTTGCCGGCCCGGATGCGCCGATCGAATGCGAGGTGCTCGAGGCCGAGCCCGGCAGGCTGCTGCGCTATTCCTGGCGCGAGCGGCCTGGCGCGGACGATGGCGAACTCCCGGCCTTCGACAGCATCGTCACCTTCACGCTGGCGCGCACCGCTTCCGGCGGCACGCATCTCAGCATCGTCCATGACGGCTTCGCGCAGGCAGCGCAGCCTCTCGTCGCCATCTCGGGCGCCGGCTGCGGTCTTTCGCTCGATGCGCGCAAAAATCCAATCGCCGCCAATGCGCCCTGCATGATGCTGCGCGCGGCCTGA
- a CDS encoding ArsR/SmtB family transcription factor — protein sequence MIEAEIFRALADPTRRAVYERLTAGEMSVSELRAGMSVSQPAVSQHLAVLRGAGLVVERRAGRNAYYRADPQGLDPLLGWIERYRAFWPERIEKLKTVLKGLDQ from the coding sequence ATGATCGAAGCAGAGATTTTCCGCGCTCTGGCCGACCCGACGCGACGCGCCGTCTACGAGCGGCTGACCGCCGGCGAGATGAGCGTGAGCGAACTGCGCGCCGGCATGAGCGTGTCGCAGCCGGCGGTCTCCCAGCACCTTGCCGTGTTGCGCGGCGCCGGCCTGGTGGTCGAGCGGCGCGCCGGTCGCAACGCCTATTACCGCGCCGATCCGCAAGGGCTCGACCCGCTGCTCGGCTGGATCGAACGCTACCGCGCCTTCTGGCCGGAACGCATCGAGAAGTTGAAGACCGTTCTGAAGGGATTGGACCAATGA
- a CDS encoding cupin domain-containing protein has protein sequence MNIVSHEDQPRETWRAGVETRMHVAAINGATGLCIFEQWVGSGTGAPTHAHTVEEVLTVIAGEAEMWIDDRRAVLTAGHSLIIPAHCKHGFRNVGSGTLHIQAVLASPVFEASFDGAAAPVRRWTS, from the coding sequence ATGAACATTGTTTCGCATGAGGATCAGCCGCGCGAAACGTGGCGAGCCGGAGTCGAAACCCGCATGCATGTTGCCGCCATCAATGGCGCGACCGGCCTTTGTATATTCGAGCAGTGGGTCGGATCAGGTACCGGCGCGCCGACGCACGCGCACACGGTCGAGGAAGTGCTGACGGTGATTGCCGGCGAAGCCGAAATGTGGATCGACGACCGACGCGCCGTGCTCACGGCCGGGCACTCGCTGATCATTCCCGCGCATTGCAAACATGGCTTTCGAAACGTCGGTTCCGGCACGCTTCACATCCAAGCCGTGCTCGCATCGCCGGTGTTCGAGGCAAGCTTCGACGGAGCCGCGGCGCCGGTGAGACGCTGGACATCTTAA
- a CDS encoding single-stranded DNA-binding protein, producing the protein MAGSVNKVILVGNLGADPEIRRLNSGDPVVNIRIATSESWRDKNSGERKEKTEWHNVVIFNDQLAKVAEQYLKKGMKVYVEGQLQTRKWQDQTGADKYTTEVVLQKFRGELQMLDARGEGGGGQVGNYSGGGSSRGSDFGQSGPNEGRGGGGGSRGGGGGGSSRELDDEIPF; encoded by the coding sequence ATGGCGGGTAGCGTCAACAAGGTCATTCTGGTCGGCAATCTTGGAGCGGATCCTGAAATCCGCCGCCTGAATTCCGGTGATCCGGTCGTCAACATTCGCATCGCCACGTCGGAAAGCTGGCGCGACAAGAACTCGGGCGAGCGCAAGGAAAAGACCGAGTGGCATAACGTCGTCATTTTCAACGACCAGCTCGCCAAGGTGGCCGAGCAGTATCTGAAGAAGGGCATGAAGGTCTATGTCGAGGGCCAGCTGCAAACCCGCAAATGGCAAGACCAGACCGGTGCCGACAAATACACGACCGAGGTCGTGCTGCAGAAATTCCGGGGCGAGTTGCAAATGCTCGACGCGCGCGGCGAGGGCGGCGGCGGCCAGGTCGGCAACTATTCCGGCGGCGGCAGCAGCCGTGGCTCGGATTTCGGCCAGTCCGGTCCGAATGAAGGCCGTGGCGGCGGTGGCGGTTCCAGGGGCGGCGGTGGCGGCGGCTCGTCGCGCGAGCTGGACGACGAGATCCCGTTCTAA
- a CDS encoding DUF2306 domain-containing protein produces the protein MSLGPLLSAPPPIPWHAFAAFAALAVGGAQLALPKGNTRHRVMGYAWVTLMLVIAISSFWIQQIRLIGPFSPIHLLSILVLVTVPLAAWYAHTHKVAAHRGAMIKLYLFALVGAGIFTLLPGRIMHAVVFGQ, from the coding sequence ATGTCGCTCGGACCGCTTCTGTCGGCGCCTCCTCCCATTCCATGGCATGCATTCGCGGCCTTCGCCGCGCTCGCCGTGGGCGGCGCCCAGCTGGCGCTGCCCAAGGGCAATACGCGGCACCGGGTGATGGGTTATGCCTGGGTGACGCTGATGCTGGTCATCGCCATATCCAGTTTCTGGATCCAGCAAATCCGGCTCATCGGCCCGTTCAGTCCGATCCATCTGTTGTCGATCCTGGTGTTGGTCACCGTGCCGCTGGCGGCTTGGTATGCGCACACGCATAAGGTGGCCGCGCATCGCGGCGCCATGATCAAGCTCTATCTGTTCGCGCTGGTCGGCGCCGGCATCTTCACGCTTCTGCCCGGCCGGATCATGCATGCCGTCGTGTTCGGACAGTAG